In the genome of Montipora foliosa isolate CH-2021 chromosome 3, ASM3666993v2, whole genome shotgun sequence, one region contains:
- the LOC137997951 gene encoding uncharacterized protein, translating to MGSRIRNPDWQEDAELKQDLKRYVLQNLSRREILDFVSRDYAQYAWSLGTLSRRLAYFDIKYIEYNTDLNEVEAALQSELQGPGQLLGYRSMQRKIREQHQLAVPRNLVYDLMTELDPDGLERRGSVGKRKHKRGAAGTFTSMGPNHTHSADGHDKLMGFMNCTFPLAVYGLQDAYSGYILYLKLWTSNSDPKIIGRWYLQHLYESKVISNNLRLDKGTETGYMATIHSYLRQQGDASSNGTDTVHYGPSTNNKIERWWRELHNRLERFFKRQLLMLLERGHYDPNNQTDRNLLAFIYIPVIQKEMTIFRETVWNSHRVRHQRDAQMPKGIPSHLYSFPEQYGAEDCGFPVTNQALDEVAEVSGVMTVGDDFLSGDVRRECERVIPKVENVEAIDAADTYLFLKANYREP from the exons ATGGGCAGTCGCATAAGAAACCCAGATTGGCAAGAGGACGCGGAATTAAAACAAGATTTAAAGCGATACGTACTTCAGAATCTGTCTAGAAGGGAAATTTTAGACTTTGTGTCCCGAGATTATGCCCAGTATGCTTGGAGCTTAGGAACTTTGAGCAGAAGATTGGCATATTTTGATATCAAGTACATTGAGTACAATACCGACCTGAACGAGGTAGAAGCAGCATTGCAGAGTGAACTACAAGGGCCAGGCCAGCTTCTGGGTTACCGCTCCATGCAACGAAAGATACGGGAACAGCACCAACTGGCAGTGCCACGAAATTTGGTCTACGATTTAATGACTGAATTAGATCCGGATGGTCTTGAACGGAGGGGAAGTGTGGGGAAAAGAAAGCACAAGAGAGGAGCTGCCGGTACTTTCACGTCAATG GGTCCAAATCATACTCATTCTGCTGATGGTCACGATAAACTGATGGGATTCATGAATTGTACATTCCCCTTGGCCGTATATGGACTCCAAGATGCATATAGTGGATATATTCTGTACTTAAAGCTCTGGACCTCAAACTCAGACCCCAAAATTATTGGAAGGTGGTATTTACAACACCTGTACGAGTCAAAAG TCATTAGTAATAATCTCAGGCTTGACAAGGGAACAGAAACTGGTTATATGGCCACCATTCATTCTTACCTGAGGCAACAAGGAGATGCTTCTAGTAATGGAACTGATACTGTTCATTATGGCCCATCCACAAATAATAAG ATTGAAAGATGGTGGCGTGAACTTCACAACCGATTGGAAAGGTTTTTCAAAAGGCAGTTATTGATGTTGCTTGAGCGAGGACATTATGATCCTAACAATCAAACTGACAG AAACCTGTTGGCCTTCATATATATCCCTGTGATCCAGAAAGAAATGACCATATTCAGAGAGACAGTATGGAATTCACACAGAGTGAGACATCAAAGAGATGCCCAGATGCCTAAAGGAATACCAAGTCACttatattcatttccagaacaGTATGGAGCAGAGGACTGTG GTTTTCCAGTGACAAATCAAGCACTAGATGAGGTTGCAGAGGTCTCTGGAGTAATGACAGTTGGAGATGACTTCCTCTCTGGTGATgtgagaagagaatgtgaaaggGTCATACCCAAAGTAGAGAATGTAGAGGCAATTGATGCTGCTGATACATATTTGTTTCTAAAGGCCAATTACCGGGAGCCATGA
- the LOC137997950 gene encoding myosin heavy chain kinase B-like, with translation MRRRQDTWNRLQAEMSSKRVKTADAMSGARKKKGSAPNEIIVQRLASEPDSKQTYRPVQPREFVDFQFEDLSLNNLKKACAAHFNLPVSTCDILVSNKGPSCSNIAQIPHRKDKVYLVRFVVFQDQEENSELPWEGSTSSETSSSSRHDNKRRTLSADIPVRPRLKIPETQFPASVSIDTLLGAGKLVQPTFTKGAVLNFERFDIETATWKNVMTIECKVESVKFSSGAFRDAFHATTVHGDKWVLKTYNQKAKNTISETVKSTVENHCRKQVQMHAVARHLAQKFERNAPTKFGECFKYNRCYYTMFDGEHATVEEFVPGSFAKYVNNNGNCVPAPEDATLDFKDLFLKAETLVHYSYVVTDHKLMLLDIQGSAFTLYDPEIATAEIMDKEHHEIYFCCGNCSSVAIAAFLSDHVCNEYCDMMDLK, from the exons ATGAGGCGAAGGCAAGACACATGGAACCGTCTCCAAGCGGAGATGAGCAGTAAAAGGGTCAAAACTGCTGATGCAATGTCTGGTGCCCGAAAGAAGAAAGGATCTGCTCCGAATGAAATCATCGTGCAGAGACTAGCATCAGAACCGGACTCGAAACAAACATACCGGCCAGTGCAGCCAAGAGAATTTGTCGACTTCCAATTTGAGGATTTGAGTTTAAATAACTTGAAGAAGGCATGTGCAGCTCATTTCAACTTGCCAGTGAGCACCTGTGATATTTTGGTGTCGAACAAAGGGCCATCATGCTCAAACATTGCACAGATACCTCATCGGAAGGATAAG GTCTACCTGGTGCGGTTTGTGGTTTTCCAAGACCAGGAAGAGAATTCAGAACTGCCATGGGAAGGAAGTACCAGTAGTGAAACAAGTTCATCATCTAGGCATGACAACAAAAGGCGGACGTTAAGTGCGGATATCCCTGTTAGGCCAAGGCTAAAGATCCCTGAGACCCAGTTTCCTGCATCAGTATCAATTGATACTTTACTAGGTGCAGGGAAATTAGTGCAACCAACATTCACTAAAGGGGCTGTGCTAAACTTTGAACGTTTTGACATCGAAACAGCCACTTGGAAAAATGTCATGACTATTGAATGTAAAGTAGAGAGTGTAAAGTTCTCATCTGGTGCATTCCGAGATGCCTTTCATGCTACCACTGTGCATGGGGACAAATGGGTTTTAAAGACATATAACCAGAAAGCCAAAAACACAATAAGTGAGACAGTTAAGTCAACTGTGGAAAACCATTGCAGGAAGCAGGTGCAAATGCATGCAGTGGCAAGGCACCTGgcccaaaaatttgaaagaaatgcaCCCACTAAATTTGGGGAGTGTTTCAAATATAATCGCTGTTACTATACAATGTTTGATGGTGAGCATGCTACGGTAGaagaatttgttcctggttccTTTGCGAAGTACGTAAACAACAATGGAAATTGTGTTCCAGCTCCAGAAGATGCCACCCTGGATTTCAAGGATTTATTCTTAAAAGCAGAAACTTTGGTTCACTATAGCTATGTAGTTACAGACCACAAACTCATGCTGCTTGATATTCAAGGATCTGCATTTACATTGTATGACCCAGAGATTGCAACAGCAGAAATTATGGATAAAGAGCATCATGAAATCTACTTTTGTTGTGGCAATTGCTCTAGTGTTGCTATTGCAGCTTTTCTGTCAGACCATGTGTGCAATGAATATTGTGACATGATGGATCTGAAGTGA
- the LOC137995323 gene encoding uncharacterized protein: MASTEIVQKSVEATFDEIKSNSPEDYAKIEADPYLKEVITEAATFTAGEEVAFDREFLQNPGEEVVSLLTGTLPLERIQLIQEALTILTFDMTLERIPRQKKRRSNRAVSPELTMGDEDLGEFEERVSEDYPRIEEVRSVLEEVSIDEIKPVTGVEGELNHEDKLSSVHSLLLHAKPMTSPPLRSSTFDRTRKRIPSRRTGTRPVDIHSQKPPAKPMKLIPPPLTFSPLDTTLEIIPSWNERKRNDVMLAEFKMEDEEFLPPLEIETLDDIDRAKVLQYASIVIEAVMLAMQSAGIKVAVSRRTMKSAIINAATKIKESSVMRKAMQTFVKSWRRAGSNNWAKARAVFFLLKDSQTAGLFWTIVKSLCKEMSWWDWLKTSAQVTAMIIAAFASGGAALIAKIFLALLTAARLVQKIRNVIKLEEFEQNLYESEE; this comes from the exons ATGGCAAGCACGGAGATAGTCCAAAAATCTGTGGAAGCAACCTTTGATGAAATTAAGAGCAATTCTCCAGAAGATTATGCCAAGATTGAGGCAGATCCATACTTAAAAGAAGTCATCACTGAGGCAGCCACGTTCACAGCTGGAGAAGAGGTTGCTTTTGATCGTGAGTTTTTGCAGAATCCTGGGGAAGAGGTGGTTAGCCTCCTCACTGGGACTCTTCCTCTAGAACGCATCCAGTTGATTCAAGAAGCACTCACCATCCTAACATTCGACATGACACTGGAAAGAATTCCGCGccaaaagaagagaagaagcaATCGCGCTGTGAGCCCTGAGTTAACGATGGGAGACGAGGATCTTGGCGAATTTGAGGAAAGGGTGTCTGAGGATTATCCCAGGATCGAAGAGGTACGTTCTGTCTTGGAAGAAGTGTCAATTGACGAAATCAAGCCCGTAACCGGGGTGGAGGGAGAATTGAATCACGAAGACAAGCTCAGTAGTGTCCATTCTCTGCTTCTTCATGCAAAACCCATGACTTCACCACCACTCAGATCCTCAACATTCGACAGGACCCGCAAAAGAATTCCGTCCAGGAGAACTGGGACAAGGCCCGTTGATATTCATTCTCAGAAACCTCCTGCAAAGCCCATGAAACTGATTCCACCACCACTCACATTCTCACCATTAGACACGACCCTCGAAATAATTCCGTCCTGGAAtgagagaaaaagaaatgaCGTGATGCTCGCAGAGTTTAAGATGGAAGACGAGGAGTTCTTGCCACCGTTGGAGATTGAAACACTCGATGACATCGATCGGGCGAAGGTCTTGCAGTACGCTAGCATTGTGATTGAGGCTGTCATGCTTGCAATGCAATCTGCTGGAATCAAAGTAGCCGTGAGCAGACGAACCATGAAATCTGCAATTATAAACGCCGCGACGAAGATAAAGGAGTCATCGGTAATGCGAAAGGCGATGCAAACTTTTGTCAAGTCATGGAGAAGAGCTGGAAGTAATAACTGGGCAAAGGCTAGAGCGGTCTTCTTCCTACTGAAAGATTCCCAGACAGCTGGACTGTTTTGGACGATCGTCAAGAGTTTGTGCAAAGAGATGAGTTGGTGGGATTGGCTTAAGACTTCTGCACAG GTGACCGCAATGATCATAGCAGCATTTGCTTCCGGTGGTGCAGCACTGATAGCAAAGATCTTCTTGGCACTTTTGACAGCCGCTCGATTGGTACAGAAAATTCGCAATGTAATAAAGCTTGAAGAATTCGAGCAAAATCTGTATGAGAGCGAAGAGTGA